Proteins from a genomic interval of Lolium perenne isolate Kyuss_39 chromosome 1, Kyuss_2.0, whole genome shotgun sequence:
- the LOC127348003 gene encoding peroxidase A2, producing the protein MASSSSSRVSQLGVKAALLAAVCLVLHGGGSMTAAELCVGYYDDTCPDAISIVQGVLEEAHQSDPRIFASLIRLHFHDCFVQGCDGSVLLDTFDGFESEKDARPNNGSARGFPVVDAAKAALEDACPGVVSCADILAIAAEISVELSGGPGWSVLLGRLDGLTSSKADAENLPGPFDGLPVLRAKFRNATLDDTTDLVALSGAHTFGRVQCQFVTARLYNFSGTNQPDPTLNPAYRAFLSQRCPRNGDGSSLNDLDPTTPDTFDNNYYTNLEVNRGFLQSDQELKSDPGASTTTAPIVDRFASSQDAFFRSFAQSMIKMGNIRPVTDPSLGEVRTQCAFVNDS; encoded by the exons atggcttcttcttcctcttctcgggtCTCCCAGCTAGGCGtcaaggcggcgctgctggcggccgTCTGCCTTGTCCTCCACGGCGGCGGGAGTATGACGGCGGCGGAGCTGTGCGTGGGCTACTACGACGACACTTGCCCGGACGCGATCTCGATCGTGCAGGGAGTGCTGGAGGAGGCGCACCAGTCGGACCCGCGCATCTTCGCCAGCCTCATTCGCCTCCATTTCCACGACTGCTTCGTGCAGGGCTGCGACGGCTCGGTGCTGTTGGACACCTTCGACGGGTTCGAGTCCGAGAAGGACGCGCGCCCCAACAATGGTTCGGCGCGGGGCTTCCCCGTCGTTGACGCCGCCAAAGCCGCCCTCGAGGACGCCTGCCCCGGCGTTGTCTCCTGCGCCGACATCCTTGCCATCGCCGCCGAGATCTCCGTCGAGCTG TCTGGAGGACCCGGGTGGAGCGTGTTGCTGGGGAGGCTGGACGGCCTCACCTCCAGCAAAGCCGACGCCGAGAATCTGCCAGGCCCCTTCGACGGCCTGCCGGTCCTGCGAGCCAAGTTCCGGAATGCCACACTTGACGATACTACTGACCTTGTCGCCCTCTCAG GTGCCCACACTTTCGGCCGTGTGCAATGCCAGTTCGTCACGGCCCGTCTGTATAATTTCAGCGGGACGAACCAGCCTGACCCGACCCTAAACCCCGCCTACCGGGCGTTCCTATCACAGAGATGCCCAAGGAACGGTGATGGATCATCGCTAAATGACCTTGATCCGACGACACCCGACACCTTTGACAATAACTACTACACGAACCTCGAAGTGAACCGTGGCTTCCTTCAATCTGACCAAGAGCTCAAGTCAGACCCAGGCGCATCGACAACAACGGCGCCGATCGTCGATAGGTTTGCCAGCAGCCAAGACGCCTTCTTTAGGAGCTTCGCACAGTCTATGATCAAGATGGGGAACATTAGGCCGGTGACGGATCCATCCTTGGGAGAAGTCCGAACCCAGTGTGCATTTGTCAATGACAGTTAG